From a single Physeter macrocephalus isolate SW-GA unplaced genomic scaffold, ASM283717v5 random_359, whole genome shotgun sequence genomic region:
- the LOC102993759 gene encoding GTPase HRas-like: MCLPGILDTVGREEYSAMQAQYMRTREGFLCLPSTTPSPSRTRSFEDIRQYREQIEWLKESDDMPRVLVGNKCDLATCTMECRQAQDLARSCGVPYMETSAKKCQGVEDAFYHLVRKSRQHKASKLSPPPRQGAAWVA, encoded by the exons ATGTGCCTGCCAGGCATCCTGGACACGGTGGGCCGGGAGGAGTACAGCGCCATGCAGGCCCAGTACATGCGCACCCGGGAGGGCTTCCTTTGTCTGCCGTCAACGACGCCAAGTCCTTCAAGGACCAGATCCTTCGAGGACATCCGCCAGTACAG GGAGCAGATTGAGTGGTTGAAGGAATCGGATGACATGCCCAGGGTGCTGGTGGGGAACAAGTGTGACCTGGCCACGTGTACCATGGAGTGTCGACAGGCCCAGGACCTGGCCCGCAGCTGTGGCGTCCCCTACATGGAGACTTCGGCCAAGAAGTGCCAG GGCGTGGAGGATGCCTTCTACCACCTGGTGCGCAAGAGCCGGCAGCACAAGGCGAGCAAGCTGAGCCCGCCCCCCCGACAGGGGGCGGCCTGGGTTGCCTGA